A window of the bacterium genome harbors these coding sequences:
- a CDS encoding MazG nucleotide pyrophosphohydrolase domain-containing protein — protein MDLASLQARIAATFGERDRARGADGTFRRLVEEVGEVAKAMRGGDRGALALELSDVLAWTLSVAVLYHVDLDRAAARYGAGCPRCGASPCGCPADAGAR, from the coding sequence ATGGACCTGGCATCGCTGCAGGCTCGGATCGCCGCGACGTTCGGCGAGCGCGATCGCGCCCGCGGGGCGGACGGTACGTTTCGCCGCCTCGTCGAAGAGGTCGGCGAAGTCGCGAAGGCGATGCGCGGCGGCGACCGCGGCGCCCTCGCGCTGGAGCTCTCCGACGTCCTGGCGTGGACGCTGAGCGTCGCCGTCCTCTACCACGTCGACCTCGACCGCGCCGCGGCCCGCTACGGCGCCGGGTGCCCGCGGTGCGGCGCGTCCCCGTGCGGGTGTCCGGCCGACGCCGGGGCGCGCTGA
- the rpsU gene encoding 30S ribosomal protein S21, with protein sequence MTEVRIGKDETLDSALRRFKRQVKRSGILTDAKRHEHYEKPSQKRRRRAARRNKRH encoded by the coding sequence GTGACCGAAGTACGGATCGGGAAGGACGAGACGCTCGACAGCGCGCTCCGGCGCTTCAAGCGCCAGGTCAAGCGGTCCGGCATCCTCACCGACGCCAAGCGGCACGAACACTACGAGAAGCCGAGCCAGAAACGCCGCCGCCGCGCCGCCCGGCGCAACAAGCGCCATTAA
- a CDS encoding aspartate aminotransferase family protein, translated as MQDTLERYRRYLNPGLARLYRFGGTETVEWEAEGCFVWDAHGRAYIDCACGPAIFNVGHRHPRVLAAVREQLDRMPMSVRTMPSVPQAALAERLGTLAPGDLQYSFFCNSGAEAVEGALKLARLATGRPGIVAMRDAFHGKTFGALSATGREHYRRPFEPLVPGFAHVSFDDVAALEEAIGPETAAVILEPIQGEAGVVLPRPGYLRAVRELCDRRGVLLIADEIQTGLGRTGRLFCVEHEGVVPDIMTLAKALGGGVIPIGAFVARPRLWDDLGRDPYLHSSTFGGNPLACRAAIATLDVLVDERLPERAEALGGQFLDRLRAVRARHPGIVRDVRGRGLMIGLEFTHSDYALLVSAEAGHRGVITFYTLNKPEVIRIEPPLVITPDLIDRAADGIEGAVAESERLLGEVAEQP; from the coding sequence GTGCAGGACACGCTCGAGCGCTACCGCCGCTACCTGAACCCCGGGCTCGCGCGGCTGTACCGGTTCGGCGGCACGGAGACCGTCGAGTGGGAAGCCGAGGGCTGCTTCGTGTGGGACGCGCACGGCCGGGCCTACATCGACTGTGCGTGCGGGCCGGCCATCTTCAACGTCGGCCACCGGCATCCACGGGTGCTGGCCGCCGTGCGCGAGCAACTCGACCGGATGCCGATGTCCGTGCGGACGATGCCCAGCGTGCCGCAGGCGGCGCTCGCCGAGCGTCTCGGCACGCTCGCGCCGGGCGACCTCCAGTACTCGTTCTTCTGCAACAGCGGCGCCGAGGCGGTGGAGGGCGCGCTCAAGCTGGCGCGCCTTGCGACCGGCCGGCCCGGCATCGTTGCGATGCGCGACGCGTTTCACGGGAAGACCTTCGGGGCGCTGTCCGCGACCGGCCGGGAGCACTACCGCCGTCCCTTCGAACCGCTGGTCCCCGGGTTCGCGCACGTGTCCTTCGACGACGTCGCCGCCCTCGAGGAGGCGATCGGGCCGGAAACGGCGGCCGTCATCCTCGAGCCGATCCAGGGGGAAGCGGGCGTCGTCCTGCCGCGGCCCGGCTACCTGCGCGCCGTGCGGGAGCTGTGCGATCGGCGCGGGGTGCTGCTGATCGCCGATGAGATCCAGACGGGACTCGGCCGCACCGGCCGGTTGTTCTGCGTGGAACACGAGGGCGTGGTGCCGGACATCATGACGCTCGCCAAGGCGCTCGGCGGCGGGGTGATCCCGATCGGCGCGTTCGTGGCCCGGCCCCGGCTGTGGGACGATCTCGGCCGCGATCCCTACCTGCATTCGTCTACCTTCGGCGGCAATCCGCTGGCCTGCCGGGCCGCGATCGCGACGCTCGACGTGCTGGTGGACGAGCGGCTGCCCGAGCGGGCGGAGGCGCTCGGCGGGCAATTCCTGGACCGCCTGCGCGCCGTGCGGGCGCGGCATCCCGGGATCGTCCGCGACGTGCGCGGCCGCGGCCTGATGATCGGCCTGGAGTTCACGCACAGCGATTACGCGCTGCTCGTCTCCGCCGAGGCCGGCCACCGCGGCGTCATCACCTTCTACACGCTCAACAAGCCCGAGGTCATCCGGATCGAACCCCCGCTCGTCATCACCCCGGACCTGATCGACCGCGCCGCGGACGGCATCGAGGGCGCGGTGGCGGAATCCGAGCGCCTGCTCGGCGAGGTGGCGGAACAGCCGTGA
- a CDS encoding sialidase family protein produces MRRPAALVIALLLIAGGSSAFGGAMLTFGPLVTVSGSPFTLGCNGASQTGRNFPGAEVEPWVDINPTSTNNVVAAWQQDRWSNGGSNGLVAGVSFDSGATWTRTMAPFAHCEGGNASNGGDFERASDPWVSFGPTGTVYQVSLSFNDSNPNSAVLASKSTDGGLHWSNPATVILDTTTTVFNDKESITADPANASLVYVVWDRLVVPTGRARGLSFEHAIGFHGPAWFSRSTDGGNTWAAPRIIFDPGEVNQTIGNQILVLPNGNLVDGFNLIYNFKNAQGVRGFNVALIRSADKGLTWSSPVIVSKLLSKPVNDPNTGQAIRTGDILPAFAVDRKSGRLYAVWMDTRFTGKDDIAFATSGDGGVHWTTPVKINQTPGNSPAFTASVQVGPDGRIAVTYYDFRSVAAGNITTLPTDYWVVNCFSTCTKPASWTEQHLAGPFDMLLAPPTTTGFFVGDYEGLGSALQSTNDVFQPVFVMTLSGGDPTDVFTRSATTPEMLSP; encoded by the coding sequence ATGCGACGGCCGGCTGCTCTTGTGATCGCCCTGCTCCTGATCGCCGGTGGGTCGTCCGCATTTGGCGGTGCCATGCTGACGTTCGGGCCGCTCGTGACCGTTTCCGGCTCGCCATTCACGCTCGGATGCAACGGGGCGTCCCAGACCGGCAGAAACTTCCCGGGCGCGGAAGTGGAGCCGTGGGTTGACATCAACCCCACCAGCACGAACAACGTCGTGGCCGCCTGGCAGCAGGACCGCTGGTCCAACGGCGGCTCGAACGGACTCGTTGCAGGCGTGTCGTTCGACAGCGGCGCCACCTGGACCCGGACGATGGCGCCCTTCGCCCACTGCGAGGGCGGGAATGCGAGTAACGGCGGCGACTTCGAGCGCGCGAGCGACCCGTGGGTCAGTTTCGGCCCCACCGGGACCGTCTACCAGGTTTCCCTCTCCTTCAACGACTCCAATCCCAATAGCGCCGTGCTCGCGAGCAAGTCGACCGACGGCGGTCTGCATTGGAGCAACCCGGCGACGGTGATCCTGGATACGACCACGACGGTCTTCAACGACAAGGAATCAATCACGGCCGACCCCGCCAACGCAAGCCTCGTCTATGTCGTCTGGGACCGGCTCGTCGTCCCCACCGGGCGCGCCCGGGGCTTGTCGTTCGAGCATGCCATCGGCTTTCACGGGCCGGCGTGGTTCTCCCGCAGCACCGACGGCGGCAATACGTGGGCGGCCCCGCGGATCATCTTCGATCCCGGCGAGGTGAACCAGACGATCGGCAATCAGATCCTCGTCCTGCCCAACGGGAACCTCGTGGACGGCTTCAACCTGATCTACAACTTCAAGAACGCGCAGGGCGTGCGCGGCTTCAACGTCGCCCTCATCCGGTCCGCCGACAAAGGCCTGACGTGGTCCAGCCCGGTCATCGTGAGCAAGCTTCTCTCCAAGCCGGTCAACGACCCCAACACGGGCCAGGCGATCCGCACCGGCGACATCCTGCCGGCGTTCGCCGTGGACCGCAAGAGCGGCCGGCTCTACGCCGTTTGGATGGACACCCGGTTTACGGGGAAGGACGACATCGCGTTCGCGACGTCCGGCGACGGGGGCGTCCACTGGACCACGCCGGTGAAGATCAACCAAACCCCCGGCAACTCGCCCGCGTTCACCGCCTCCGTGCAAGTCGGCCCCGACGGCCGGATCGCCGTGACGTACTATGATTTCCGCTCCGTGGCCGCGGGAAACATAACCACGCTGCCGACCGATTACTGGGTGGTGAACTGCTTCAGCACCTGCACCAAGCCGGCCAGCTGGACGGAGCAGCACCTCGCCGGTCCATTTGACATGCTGCTCGCGCCGCCCACCACCACCGGCTTCTTCGTGGGAGACTACGAGGGCCTGGGGAGCGCGCTGCAATCGACGAACGACGTGTTCCAGCCCGTGTTCGTCATGACGCTGTCGGGGGGAGATCCCACCGACGTGTTTACGCGGTCGGCCACGACACCTGAGATGTTGAGCCCATAG
- the speB gene encoding agmatinase has protein sequence MSFLGARPPGAVVPGGLALFGIPYDTTASFRRGSRFGPDAIRWASDSIETYSPVLGRDLADVPFTDGGNLAVEGLDPAVMVRRVRRQLPPCVPVVLGGEHTITLGVVQALTPRHPDLAVIQWDAHTDLREEYDGRRIAHATVMRRLLEGGVPIAQLGIRAGTRDEFDLARARALCCEPGAAVPPAVLARLSGRPLYLSVDIDVLDPSEAPGTGNPEPMGVRFRDLLQAFRSLAGWRIVGMDLVEVAPPCDPSGRTAVLAASLVREMILLFAPRTAPHRRLRGEQERV, from the coding sequence GTGAGCTTTCTCGGCGCGAGGCCGCCGGGCGCCGTCGTGCCCGGCGGCCTCGCGCTGTTCGGGATCCCGTATGATACGACCGCGTCGTTCCGGCGCGGGAGCCGGTTCGGTCCCGACGCGATCCGATGGGCGTCCGACAGCATCGAGACCTACAGTCCCGTGCTCGGCCGCGATCTCGCCGACGTGCCGTTCACGGACGGCGGCAACCTGGCCGTCGAAGGCCTCGATCCCGCCGTGATGGTGCGGAGGGTCCGCCGGCAGCTGCCGCCGTGCGTGCCGGTCGTCCTCGGCGGGGAACATACGATCACCCTCGGCGTCGTGCAGGCGCTCACGCCCCGCCATCCCGATCTGGCGGTGATCCAATGGGACGCCCATACCGATCTTCGGGAGGAGTACGACGGCCGGCGGATCGCGCACGCGACCGTGATGCGGCGGCTGCTCGAGGGCGGCGTTCCGATCGCACAACTCGGCATCCGGGCCGGGACCCGCGACGAGTTCGACCTGGCGCGCGCGCGCGCCCTGTGCTGCGAGCCGGGCGCCGCGGTCCCACCGGCGGTGCTCGCGCGGCTCTCCGGCCGGCCGCTCTACCTCAGCGTCGACATCGATGTCCTCGATCCGTCCGAAGCCCCCGGCACCGGCAACCCCGAGCCCATGGGCGTCCGCTTCCGCGACCTGCTGCAGGCCTTCCGAAGTCTGGCCGGGTGGCGCATCGTCGGGATGGACCTGGTCGAGGTCGCCCCGCCTTGCGATCCAAGCGGACGCACGGCGGTCCTCGCCGCATCCCTCGTCCGCGAAATGATTCTTTTGTTCGCGCCGAGGACGGCACCGCACCGCCGGTTGCGCGGGGAGCAGGAACGGGTGTAG
- the speE gene encoding polyamine aminopropyltransferase, whose protein sequence is MRGAWLTDQGSPDFTSAFRVTRLVHEERTPYQHLEVYESPLFGHMLVLDGAVQTTEREEFVYHEMLAHPALCTHPRPRRVLVIGGGDGGALEEALKHPLDRATLVEIDEAVVRASRQHLAGVGGGAFEDPRASLVIGDGIAYVGETAERFDVVLVDSTDPQGPAVGLFSPDFYGTIARRLTAEGILVVQSGSAIYQRDLIHAVRRTLRPIFPVVRTYVASVIEYPGVLWSFTLASLGPDPLRTAPEAIAGRIEGFGLRYYTPLVHQAAFAPPPFLLDAIESDT, encoded by the coding sequence ATGAGGGGCGCCTGGCTGACGGATCAGGGCAGCCCCGACTTCACGTCGGCGTTCCGCGTCACGCGCCTCGTGCACGAGGAACGGACGCCGTACCAGCACCTCGAGGTCTACGAGAGTCCCCTCTTCGGTCACATGCTCGTGCTCGACGGCGCGGTGCAGACCACCGAACGCGAGGAGTTCGTCTACCACGAAATGCTGGCCCACCCCGCCCTCTGCACGCACCCCCGGCCGCGGCGCGTGCTCGTCATCGGCGGCGGCGACGGCGGGGCCCTCGAGGAAGCGCTGAAGCATCCGCTCGACCGGGCCACGCTCGTGGAGATCGACGAGGCCGTCGTGCGGGCGAGCCGGCAGCACCTCGCCGGCGTGGGGGGGGGCGCGTTCGAGGACCCGCGCGCGTCGCTCGTAATCGGTGACGGGATCGCCTATGTCGGCGAGACCGCGGAGCGCTTCGACGTCGTGCTGGTCGACTCGACCGATCCGCAGGGACCCGCCGTCGGGCTGTTCAGCCCCGACTTCTACGGCACGATCGCGCGCCGGCTGACGGCGGAGGGGATCCTCGTCGTGCAGTCCGGCTCCGCGATCTACCAGCGGGACTTGATCCACGCGGTCCGGCGCACGCTCCGGCCGATCTTTCCGGTCGTGCGCACCTACGTCGCGTCGGTCATCGAGTACCCGGGGGTGCTGTGGTCGTTCACCCTCGCGTCGCTCGGACCGGACCCGCTGCGCACGGCACCGGAGGCGATCGCCGGCCGGATCGAGGGGTTCGGGCTCCGCTACTACACGCCGCTCGTCCACCAGGCCGCGTTCGCACCGCCCCCATTTCTATTGGACGCGATCGAGAGCGACACATGA
- a CDS encoding NUDIX domain-containing protein: MAPDARRKVKRARSAGGVIYQPPAAGAAEGRVLLLQHETGKWMLPKGTIERGETPDGVALREVAEETGLRNVRIVADLGEEHYMFFWKAEDTYYDKTVHYYLMEFLGGEEPRPQREEGFVRCEWVTIPEALDRIKYKETRQVVQRARTALEQGAGMPAADAAPTPDAAPS; the protein is encoded by the coding sequence ATGGCGCCAGACGCCCGCCGCAAAGTGAAGCGCGCCCGCAGCGCCGGGGGCGTAATCTACCAGCCGCCGGCGGCCGGGGCCGCGGAGGGCCGGGTGCTGCTCCTGCAGCATGAGACCGGCAAGTGGATGCTTCCGAAGGGCACGATCGAGCGCGGCGAAACACCGGACGGAGTGGCGCTGCGCGAAGTGGCCGAGGAGACCGGGCTTCGCAACGTCCGCATCGTGGCCGACCTCGGCGAAGAGCACTACATGTTCTTCTGGAAGGCCGAGGACACGTACTACGACAAGACCGTTCATTACTACTTGATGGAGTTTCTCGGCGGCGAGGAGCCGCGTCCGCAGCGCGAGGAGGGCTTCGTGCGCTGTGAGTGGGTGACGATCCCGGAGGCCCTCGACCGCATCAAGTACAAGGAGACCCGCCAGGTGGTCCAGCGGGCGCGCACCGCGCTCGAGCAGGGCGCCGGGATGCCGGCCGCCGATGCGGCGCCCACCCCCGATGCCGCGCCCTCCTAA
- a CDS encoding arginine decarboxylase, pyruvoyl-dependent, whose translation MWQPPKALSLVAGHGEGGSELNAFDRALRDAGVADLNFLRVTSIVPPGARVIELPSYPSGILMPAVFARISSARPGDVISAALGVGLSREHHGVIMEYSGHEGRAGAERAARMMVVEGMAMRGLALDEVIVIAAEHTVERVGSAVALALFWPAAAGLGGGPAR comes from the coding sequence ATGTGGCAGCCTCCCAAAGCGCTGTCCCTCGTCGCCGGGCACGGCGAAGGCGGGAGCGAGCTGAACGCGTTCGATCGGGCCCTGCGCGATGCCGGGGTCGCCGACCTTAATTTCCTCCGCGTGACCAGCATCGTCCCCCCGGGCGCCCGGGTCATCGAATTGCCGTCCTACCCATCGGGAATTCTGATGCCGGCCGTCTTCGCGCGGATCTCGAGCGCCCGTCCGGGCGACGTCATCAGCGCCGCGCTCGGCGTGGGGCTGTCCCGCGAGCATCACGGCGTGATCATGGAATACTCGGGCCACGAGGGCCGGGCGGGCGCCGAGCGCGCCGCCAGGATGATGGTCGTGGAAGGCATGGCCATGCGCGGCCTTGCGCTCGACGAGGTCATCGTGATCGCGGCCGAGCACACGGTCGAACGCGTCGGGTCCGCGGTGGCCCTGGCGCTCTTCTGGCCGGCGGCCGCGGGACTCGGCGGCGGGCCGGCGCGATGA
- a CDS encoding DUF5666 domain-containing protein, whose protein sequence is TVSLAIGGPSTADVFEGGTMWRTHALSGTHVVHLLAQTVVADTTSRPLAADLLRTGDHATVWGVMRPDGEIMALSMMVSTPRPAAQSSSGPNPGVAGVVAARSGSTLDVVTDTGTRHAVLLTATTQVHVDSGTAAASAIAPFDVVRIDGPVNSDGSLVAARVTVEFMASQGAQVSGPIESVHGEVGGLVVGGTMVCTSAQTYLVRGASRLWLPQMAAGRPVTAYGWPIVAGGTPVGLAARVVVVR, encoded by the coding sequence GCACCGTCTCGCTCGCGATCGGCGGCCCGAGCACCGCCGACGTCTTCGAGGGCGGGACGATGTGGCGGACCCACGCGCTCTCGGGCACCCACGTCGTCCACCTGCTGGCGCAGACGGTGGTCGCGGACACGACGTCGCGGCCGCTCGCGGCGGACCTCCTCCGGACCGGCGACCATGCCACGGTGTGGGGCGTGATGCGTCCGGATGGCGAGATCATGGCGCTGTCGATGATGGTGTCGACGCCGCGTCCGGCGGCGCAGTCCTCGTCGGGGCCGAACCCCGGCGTGGCCGGCGTCGTGGCGGCGCGGTCGGGCTCGACCCTCGACGTGGTGACCGACACCGGGACGCGACACGCGGTGCTCCTGACGGCCACGACCCAGGTCCACGTCGACAGCGGCACGGCCGCCGCGTCCGCGATCGCGCCGTTTGACGTCGTGCGCATTGACGGCCCGGTAAACTCGGATGGAAGCCTCGTCGCGGCGCGCGTGACCGTCGAATTCATGGCGTCCCAGGGCGCGCAGGTCTCCGGGCCGATCGAGTCGGTGCACGGCGAGGTCGGCGGTCTCGTGGTCGGCGGCACGATGGTCTGCACGTCCGCCCAAACCTACCTCGTGCGCGGCGCGTCGCGGCTGTGGCTCCCGCAAATGGCGGCCGGCCGCCCTGTGACCGCGTACGGCTGGCCGATCGTGGCCGGCGGCACGCCGGTCGGCCTCGCGGCGCGCGTGGTCGTCGTCCGGTGA
- a CDS encoding LAGLIDADG family homing endonuclease, which yields MSTTPEIVEVQVKSVLNRVEGMPFRWSINPYRGCSHGCPFCLSGETAILMADGTARRLDAVCVGDQVVGTVRYGRYRRFARTSVLARWGAEKPAFRVTLGDGTELIASEDHRFLSNRGWKFITGTDQGAGRRPHLTVNNALTGIGAFATPPTKNAEYERGYLCGMIRGDGLLASYQYDRPGRSHGNQWQFRLALTDGDALNRAREYLRRFAVPTRAFSFQGAQGNWRAAHAIGTSARRHVEAVQRIVAWPAEPSLEWCKGFLAGIFDAEGSWTGGILRISNTNSTIIHYAIQCLTRFGFAFALEHQSNGRATRITKIRIVRGLREHLRFFHTVDPAISRKRSVAGRTLKNLRVPIVSIEPLGIRRLFDMTTGSGDFIANGVVSHNCYARRTHWFLEEDGVQEWSSKIFAKVNAPDILRRELRRPGWKREEVALGTATDPYQAIEGTYGLTRRILAALSESRTPAGIVTRSPLILRDLDLLTELDRRAGVTVCVSLVTTDARIAREIEPTVALPAQRLRTVQRLAAAGIRAGVILAPIVPGLTDDPAALDGVVRAARDHGAHFVHHNVLHLGDVTRDSFFGFLRARHPGLVPRYLRMYRGKYAPQAYRAGVGGIVEASKQRHGIEARRHPAPPREPAQLDLF from the coding sequence ATGTCAACGACCCCCGAGATCGTCGAAGTCCAGGTCAAATCCGTTTTGAACCGCGTCGAGGGGATGCCGTTTCGCTGGTCGATCAACCCCTACCGGGGTTGCTCCCATGGATGCCCCTTCTGCCTCTCTGGCGAAACGGCAATTCTCATGGCAGACGGTACGGCAAGACGTCTGGACGCCGTGTGTGTCGGCGACCAAGTCGTCGGGACAGTCCGATATGGTCGGTATCGCCGCTTTGCCCGAACGTCGGTCCTTGCCCGCTGGGGCGCCGAAAAGCCGGCCTTTCGTGTGACACTTGGTGACGGAACCGAACTCATTGCGAGTGAAGATCATCGCTTCTTGAGCAACAGAGGATGGAAGTTCATCACCGGAACCGACCAGGGTGCAGGAAGGCGCCCACACCTGACGGTCAACAACGCACTGACGGGAATCGGCGCGTTCGCTACGCCTCCAACGAAAAACGCGGAGTACGAACGCGGTTATCTATGCGGGATGATACGCGGAGATGGTTTGCTGGCGTCTTATCAGTACGATCGGCCGGGCCGATCTCACGGCAATCAATGGCAGTTTCGCCTTGCTCTCACCGACGGCGATGCCCTGAATCGTGCACGCGAGTACCTCAGACGTTTTGCCGTACCCACGCGCGCCTTCAGCTTCCAAGGGGCGCAGGGAAATTGGCGAGCAGCGCACGCTATCGGTACGAGCGCACGCCGTCACGTGGAAGCGGTTCAGAGAATCGTGGCGTGGCCGGCAGAGCCGTCTCTCGAATGGTGCAAAGGTTTCCTGGCAGGGATCTTCGACGCGGAGGGAAGCTGGACGGGGGGAATTCTGCGAATCTCCAACACCAACTCGACCATCATTCACTACGCGATACAGTGTTTGACCCGATTTGGTTTCGCTTTCGCCCTCGAGCACCAGTCGAACGGGAGAGCAACGCGGATCACGAAAATCCGGATTGTTCGCGGCCTGCGCGAGCATCTGCGTTTCTTCCACACCGTCGATCCGGCCATCTCAAGGAAACGTAGCGTTGCCGGACGAACGTTAAAGAATCTGCGTGTGCCGATCGTCTCGATTGAACCGCTTGGTATCCGCCGGCTCTTCGACATGACCACGGGCTCCGGCGATTTCATTGCCAACGGCGTTGTGAGCCACAATTGCTACGCCCGCCGGACCCATTGGTTCCTCGAGGAGGACGGCGTACAGGAGTGGTCCTCGAAAATCTTTGCCAAAGTGAACGCCCCGGACATCCTGCGGCGCGAGTTGCGACGGCCCGGCTGGAAGCGCGAAGAGGTCGCGCTGGGGACGGCCACCGATCCCTACCAGGCGATTGAGGGCACATACGGGTTGACCCGGCGCATCCTCGCGGCGCTCAGCGAGTCCCGCACGCCCGCCGGCATCGTGACCCGCTCGCCACTGATCCTCCGGGATCTCGACCTGCTCACGGAACTGGACCGCCGCGCCGGCGTGACGGTGTGCGTCAGCCTCGTCACGACCGACGCGCGCATCGCGCGCGAGATCGAACCGACCGTGGCGCTGCCGGCGCAGCGCCTGCGGACGGTGCAGCGCCTCGCGGCGGCCGGCATACGCGCCGGCGTCATTCTGGCGCCGATCGTACCGGGGCTGACCGACGATCCGGCCGCGCTCGACGGCGTCGTCAGGGCCGCGCGCGACCACGGCGCGCATTTCGTCCATCACAACGTGCTGCATCTCGGCGACGTGACGCGGGACTCGTTCTTCGGGTTTTTGCGGGCGCGGCATCCGGGGCTGGTCCCCCGCTATCTACGAATGTACCGCGGCAAATACGCCCCCCAGGCCTACCGGGCCGGCGTCGGCGGGATCGTGGAAGCGTCCAAACAGCGGCACGGCATCGAGGCGCGGCGCCATCCCGCGCCGCCCCGGGAGCCGGCGCAACTGGACTTGTTCTGA